One window from the genome of Rhodococcus sp. ABRD24 encodes:
- the arc gene encoding proteasome ATPase: MNPTENPDPVAAARELDALRAEAATLRRQLAESPQQLQELESRVDSLSIRNGKLMDTLKEARQQLIALREEVDRLGQPPSGYGVLLAVHDDQTVDVFTSGRKMRLTCSPNVDSAALHMGQTVRLNEALTIVEATSFERVGEICALREVLDDGQRALVVGHADEERVVWLAAPLSVLAAEDGIKDPDSPSRRLRPGDSLLVDTKAGYAFERIPKAEVEDLVLEEVPDVGYNDIGGLGRQIEQIRDAVELPFLHKDLFHEYALRPPKGVLLYGPPGCGKTLIAKAVANSLAKKIAESRGQDSKEAKSYFLNIKGPELLNKFVGETERHIRMIFQRAREKASEGTPVIVFFDEMDSIFRTRGSGVSSDVETTVVPQLLSEIDGVEGLENVIVIGASNREDMIDPAILRPGRLDVKIKIERPDAESAQDIFSKYLTVNLPVHADDLAEFNGDRAACIKAMIERVVDRMYAESDDNRFLEVTYANGDKEVLYFKDFNSGAMIQNIVDRSKKYAIKSVLETGSPGLRVQHVFDSIVDEFSENEDLPNTTNPDDWARISGKKGERIVYIRTLVTGKNASASRAIDTESNTGQYL; encoded by the coding sequence ATGAACCCGACAGAGAATCCGGACCCGGTTGCAGCAGCGCGTGAACTCGACGCGCTGCGGGCAGAGGCGGCGACACTGCGCAGGCAACTGGCGGAGTCGCCCCAGCAGCTGCAGGAGTTGGAGTCCCGGGTGGACTCGCTCTCCATTCGGAACGGCAAGTTGATGGATACGCTCAAAGAAGCGCGGCAGCAGCTCATCGCTCTCCGTGAGGAGGTCGATCGCCTCGGTCAACCTCCGAGCGGCTACGGCGTACTCCTGGCTGTCCACGACGATCAAACCGTCGACGTGTTCACGTCGGGCCGCAAGATGCGACTGACATGCTCCCCGAACGTCGATTCGGCCGCGCTGCACATGGGACAGACAGTCCGGCTCAACGAGGCTCTCACGATCGTCGAGGCCACGTCGTTCGAGCGGGTCGGTGAGATATGTGCTCTCCGTGAGGTTCTCGACGACGGTCAGCGGGCACTGGTGGTCGGGCATGCGGACGAGGAGCGCGTCGTGTGGCTCGCCGCGCCGCTGTCCGTGCTCGCGGCAGAGGACGGCATCAAGGATCCCGATTCGCCGTCGCGCCGGCTGCGTCCCGGTGACTCCCTGCTGGTCGACACCAAGGCTGGGTATGCGTTCGAACGGATCCCGAAGGCCGAGGTCGAGGACCTCGTGCTCGAGGAGGTTCCGGACGTCGGTTACAACGACATCGGCGGCCTGGGCCGGCAGATCGAGCAGATCCGCGACGCGGTGGAGCTGCCGTTCCTGCACAAGGATCTGTTCCACGAGTACGCGCTGCGTCCGCCGAAGGGGGTGCTGCTGTACGGTCCGCCGGGCTGCGGCAAGACGCTCATCGCCAAGGCGGTCGCGAACTCGCTTGCGAAGAAGATCGCCGAGTCCCGGGGTCAGGACAGCAAGGAAGCGAAGTCCTACTTCCTCAACATCAAGGGTCCGGAGCTCCTCAACAAGTTCGTCGGCGAGACCGAGCGGCACATTCGGATGATCTTCCAGCGGGCACGTGAGAAGGCGTCCGAGGGCACCCCGGTGATCGTGTTCTTCGATGAGATGGACTCGATCTTCCGTACTCGTGGGTCCGGTGTCTCGTCTGACGTCGAGACCACGGTCGTGCCGCAGCTGCTCAGTGAGATCGACGGCGTCGAGGGCCTCGAGAACGTCATCGTGATCGGCGCGTCCAACCGCGAGGACATGATCGACCCCGCGATCCTGCGTCCCGGACGCCTCGACGTCAAGATCAAGATCGAACGCCCGGACGCCGAGTCCGCGCAGGACATCTTCTCGAAGTACCTCACGGTGAATCTGCCGGTGCATGCCGACGACCTGGCCGAGTTCAATGGCGATCGCGCGGCCTGTATCAAGGCGATGATCGAACGGGTCGTCGACCGGATGTACGCCGAAAGTGACGACAACCGATTCCTCGAGGTCACCTACGCCAACGGCGACAAGGAGGTCCTGTACTTCAAGGACTTCAACTCCGGCGCGATGATTCAGAACATCGTGGATCGCTCCAAGAAGTACGCAATCAAGTCTGTGCTCGAGACCGGCTCGCCGGGTCTGCGGGTGCAGCACGTGTTCGATTCGATCGTCGACGAGTTCTCGGAGAACGAGGATTTGCCGAACACGACGAATCCGGACGACTGGGCCCGGATCTCCGGCAAGAAGGGCGAACGGATCGTCTACATTCGCACGCTGGTCACCGGCAAGAACGCCAGTGCCAGCCGGGCCATAGACACCGAGTCCAATACCGGCCAGTACCTCTAG
- a CDS encoding NUDIX domain-containing protein: MDEIVSAYDEHGNPIGAVPRSRVYAEGLWHASAGVLLRSTDGTRIYVHLRAPDKAVFAGMHDCLAGGVVDPGETAEMTARRELAEELGVTGVGLSPIGHISWDGTWDGRPLRCHLYAFEARYDGPVHHQASEITDGWWWTEQELRRHLQDPEWPFVPDTRALLGNYFDRTAS, encoded by the coding sequence ATGGACGAAATCGTCTCGGCGTACGACGAACACGGGAACCCCATCGGCGCCGTGCCGCGCTCGCGGGTCTACGCCGAGGGTCTGTGGCACGCGAGTGCGGGCGTGCTGCTGCGATCGACCGACGGCACCCGGATCTACGTGCACCTCCGCGCGCCGGACAAGGCGGTGTTCGCGGGCATGCACGATTGTCTGGCCGGCGGCGTCGTCGATCCCGGCGAAACCGCGGAGATGACGGCCCGGCGGGAACTCGCCGAGGAACTCGGGGTCACCGGCGTAGGCCTGTCCCCCATCGGCCACATCTCATGGGACGGAACGTGGGACGGTAGGCCGCTGCGCTGTCACCTGTACGCGTTCGAGGCGCGTTACGACGGCCCGGTCCATCACCAGGCCAGCGAGATCACCGACGGCTGGTGGTGGACCGAACAGGAACTGCGCAGACACCTGCAGGACCCGGAGTGGCCGTTCGTTCCGGACACCCGGGCCCTGCTGGGCAACTACTTCGATCGAACCGCGTCCTAG
- a CDS encoding zinc-binding dehydrogenase, with protein sequence MDTLTTRLSRTAVWTGDGIELRDVEVPALGEGDILVRVRLATICGSDLHTVTGRRSAACPSVLGHEAVGVVEAIGGADADGGAGEGSPIVRVGDRIIWSVTVACGRCARCRAGRTAKCEAVRKIGHEAFDGHWPLSGSYAEYIVLPAGTAVASVPDSVPDAVAAPAACATATVMATLEAAGPLDRRRVLICGAGMLGITAAAACAESGAHVSITDLHPARIEIAHRFGGTADAGGAVDVVLDYSGSADAIAEGLARLDIGGVLVLAGSVAPGPALAVDPESVVRRHLTITGVHNYEPRHLRQAIDFLDRTREVFPWADVVSAPVELDELGHVLTSPRTDILRASVAP encoded by the coding sequence ATGGATACGCTCACAACTCGTCTGAGCCGGACCGCCGTCTGGACCGGCGACGGGATCGAACTACGCGACGTGGAGGTGCCAGCCCTCGGGGAGGGCGACATCCTGGTGCGGGTCCGGCTCGCGACGATCTGCGGTAGCGACCTGCATACCGTCACCGGTAGGCGGTCCGCGGCCTGCCCGTCCGTCCTCGGGCACGAGGCGGTCGGCGTCGTCGAGGCGATCGGAGGGGCCGACGCGGACGGCGGTGCGGGCGAGGGCAGCCCCATCGTGCGGGTCGGCGACCGGATCATCTGGTCTGTCACCGTCGCTTGTGGCCGCTGCGCGCGCTGCCGCGCAGGGCGCACCGCCAAGTGCGAGGCGGTGCGCAAGATCGGGCACGAGGCATTCGATGGACACTGGCCGCTGTCCGGATCCTATGCCGAGTACATCGTCCTACCGGCAGGAACGGCCGTTGCCAGCGTTCCGGACTCCGTCCCGGACGCCGTCGCGGCACCAGCAGCGTGCGCGACGGCCACCGTGATGGCCACCCTCGAGGCCGCCGGTCCGTTGGACCGCAGGCGGGTCCTGATCTGCGGCGCGGGAATGCTCGGCATCACCGCTGCGGCAGCGTGCGCCGAGTCCGGTGCCCACGTATCCATCACCGATCTACACCCCGCCCGGATCGAGATCGCCCACCGCTTCGGGGGTACTGCCGACGCCGGCGGCGCCGTGGACGTGGTGCTCGACTACTCCGGTTCCGCTGATGCAATAGCGGAAGGGCTGGCCCGGCTCGACATCGGTGGCGTCCTCGTGCTCGCCGGCTCTGTTGCCCCCGGACCGGCATTGGCTGTAGACCCCGAATCGGTTGTACGGCGGCACCTGACGATCACCGGCGTTCACAACTACGAGCCCCGACACCTCAGGCAAGCGATCGACTTCCTCGACCGGACGCGCGAGGTGTTTCCCTGGGCCGACGTCGTGTCCGCACCCGTCGAACTCGACGAACTGGGACACGTCCTCACGTCACCGCGCACCGACATCCTCCGAGCCTCTGTGGCTCCGTGA
- the phnE gene encoding phosphonate ABC transporter, permease protein PhnE — MGYRRGILPGLTLAAVVATLVSAWSIEFAPSTLLDGLDAVGNLIERMLPPRVSDPGRIGVLAVETLLMAVLGTVLAAAASIPLAFMAARNTTPHPAVYAVARAVITFCRAMPDLLFAVLFVRALGIGVLPGVLAIALHSIGMLGKLFADAIEQTDAGPREAVRAAGAGYFREMINGVVPQVVPSWIGTFIYRIDINLRMSVVLGFVGAGGIGFALQDALRGLIYPRALGIVCIILVMIAAMEVLAIVVRRMLLTPEHSNPQRDRIGRLAFSTLVAATTVASLWLLEISPWSLLTWVGPSLEIFGRMIPPDFGTLGSDLFTAAGQTVAIGVVSTAIGAVLSIPVAILAARNVTPHPAVYWLARSWILVVRAVPELILAVVFVAALGLGPIAGTCALAIGSIGFLAKLVADAIEEIDPGPLEAVRAVGGGWWKTLFSAVLPQAMPSVVGSTLYLFDVNIRTSTVLGIVGAGGIGFLLFESIRTLNFDVAGAIVIVIFVIVYAIERLSGWIRSQLV; from the coding sequence CTGGGGTACCGGCGAGGGATTCTGCCCGGGCTGACCCTGGCTGCGGTGGTCGCGACGCTGGTGTCGGCGTGGTCCATCGAGTTTGCGCCCAGCACGTTGCTCGACGGGCTCGATGCGGTCGGCAACCTGATCGAGCGGATGCTGCCGCCACGGGTGTCCGACCCAGGCCGAATCGGCGTGCTGGCCGTCGAGACTCTACTCATGGCAGTCCTCGGCACGGTGCTTGCGGCAGCGGCGTCGATTCCATTGGCGTTCATGGCAGCCCGGAACACGACCCCCCATCCCGCGGTGTACGCAGTGGCGCGGGCTGTCATCACATTCTGCCGGGCGATGCCTGACTTGTTGTTTGCCGTGCTGTTCGTCCGGGCACTCGGAATCGGAGTCCTACCCGGCGTTCTCGCGATCGCACTGCACTCGATCGGCATGCTCGGCAAGCTGTTCGCCGACGCCATCGAACAGACGGATGCCGGCCCACGGGAGGCCGTCCGGGCCGCCGGCGCCGGCTACTTCCGCGAGATGATCAACGGGGTTGTCCCGCAGGTTGTCCCGTCCTGGATCGGTACCTTCATCTACCGAATCGACATCAACCTCCGGATGTCGGTAGTGCTCGGTTTCGTCGGCGCCGGCGGCATCGGCTTCGCACTGCAGGACGCACTGCGCGGCCTCATCTATCCGCGTGCGCTCGGCATCGTCTGCATCATCCTCGTGATGATCGCCGCGATGGAGGTGCTCGCCATCGTGGTACGGCGAATGCTGCTCACGCCGGAGCACTCGAATCCACAGCGAGATCGCATCGGGCGCCTCGCGTTCTCGACTCTCGTCGCGGCCACGACGGTCGCGTCGCTGTGGCTGCTGGAGATCAGCCCGTGGTCACTACTGACCTGGGTGGGGCCGTCGCTCGAAATCTTCGGCCGCATGATTCCGCCGGACTTCGGCACGCTCGGCAGCGACCTGTTCACCGCCGCCGGGCAGACCGTGGCGATCGGTGTGGTGTCGACCGCGATCGGTGCGGTGCTGTCGATCCCCGTCGCAATCCTCGCTGCCCGGAACGTCACACCGCACCCGGCGGTCTACTGGCTGGCCCGCAGCTGGATCCTGGTGGTGCGGGCGGTACCCGAACTGATCCTCGCAGTCGTGTTCGTGGCGGCTCTCGGACTCGGCCCCATCGCCGGCACGTGCGCGCTTGCCATCGGGTCGATCGGGTTCCTCGCAAAGCTCGTCGCCGACGCGATCGAGGAGATCGATCCGGGGCCACTCGAGGCGGTCCGCGCGGTCGGCGGCGGCTGGTGGAAGACGCTGTTCTCAGCGGTGCTACCGCAGGCGATGCCGTCCGTTGTCGGGTCGACCCTGTATCTGTTCGATGTCAACATCCGCACGTCGACCGTGCTCGGCATCGTCGGAGCCGGCGGCATCGGATTCCTACTCTTCGAATCGATCCGCACGCTCAACTTCGACGTGGCGGGCGCGATCGTGATCGTCATCTTCGTCATCGTCTACGCCATCGAAAGGCTCTCCGGATGGATACGCTCACAACTCGTCTGA
- the phnC gene encoding phosphonate ABC transporter ATP-binding protein encodes MDDSGPHPSVAGDDVVASIRNLTKTFGQTVALDDVSLDIHRSELVVLLGLSGSGKSTLLRCMNGLNPVTAGGIVVNGVQVDGASSRQLRALRKDVGFVFQHFNLVGRLSCLENVLIGGLGRLTVPRYGALTYPKSMRAEALDHLDRVGLADFAERRADTLSGGQQQRVAIARTLMQRPSLVLADEPVASLDPENAGVVMDLLFRVCIEEKLTVVCTLHQVDLALGWAHRLVGLRSGVKVMDRPAVGISRDEVMEIYQRVDPETAEASARSL; translated from the coding sequence ATGGATGACTCCGGCCCCCACCCCTCCGTCGCTGGTGACGACGTCGTCGCCTCGATCCGCAACTTGACCAAGACGTTCGGGCAGACGGTCGCGCTCGACGACGTGTCCCTCGACATTCACCGTAGCGAACTCGTTGTGCTGCTGGGCTTGTCGGGCTCGGGCAAGTCGACGCTGCTGCGCTGCATGAACGGCCTCAACCCGGTTACCGCCGGCGGAATCGTCGTGAACGGTGTCCAGGTCGACGGCGCGTCCTCGCGTCAGCTCCGAGCGCTGCGCAAGGACGTCGGATTCGTGTTCCAGCACTTCAACCTCGTGGGTCGACTCAGCTGCCTCGAGAATGTGCTCATCGGCGGGCTCGGCCGGCTGACGGTGCCACGGTATGGAGCCCTGACCTATCCGAAGAGCATGCGCGCAGAGGCGCTCGACCACCTCGACCGGGTCGGGCTGGCGGACTTCGCGGAGCGGCGTGCCGACACCCTGTCCGGCGGACAGCAGCAGCGGGTCGCGATCGCGCGCACGCTGATGCAGCGACCGAGTCTCGTCCTCGCGGACGAGCCGGTTGCCTCGCTCGACCCGGAGAACGCCGGCGTCGTGATGGACCTCCTGTTCAGGGTGTGCATCGAGGAGAAACTCACGGTCGTGTGCACCCTTCACCAGGTAGACCTCGCGCTCGGCTGGGCGCACCGTCTGGTCGGACTACGCAGTGGTGTCAAGGTGATGGACCGGCCGGCCGTGGGCATCTCCCGTGACGAGGTGATGGAGATCTACCAGCGCGTGGATCCCGAGACGGCAGAGGCGTCGGCGAGGTCGCTGTGA
- a CDS encoding phosphate/phosphite/phosphonate ABC transporter substrate-binding protein yields the protein MNLRSRRKATTFAAGMAGLALVVSACSGSDSASTNAQGFPETITLAAIPAENSTDLKASYEPVIKLLEQETGSTVDFVQASDYAGVVEGMIAGNVDLAFFGPFAYVVAGINGAELTPLGAVVKTKGATPGYQSYGLTKADNADINGLKDFAGKDVCFVDPGSTSGFLYPSAGLIEAGVAKSGSEADISAAMTPIYAGGHDASALAIAAGDCDAGFAFDTMVDKTMIEKGELKPGQLKTVWKSEMIAGSVFAANDDLGADSIAKLKTVFEEKLNADALLAAGLCTGDCRITDERAWGVVPASDSDYDGVRHVCEVTGSEKCQG from the coding sequence ATGAACCTCCGTTCTCGCCGTAAGGCAACCACTTTCGCCGCTGGTATGGCTGGACTCGCCCTTGTCGTCTCGGCTTGCTCGGGATCGGACTCGGCCTCCACCAACGCACAGGGGTTCCCTGAAACCATCACGCTCGCCGCAATCCCGGCCGAAAACTCGACCGACCTCAAGGCCAGCTACGAACCCGTCATCAAGCTACTCGAGCAGGAGACCGGCTCCACCGTCGATTTCGTGCAAGCGTCCGACTATGCCGGCGTCGTCGAGGGCATGATCGCCGGCAACGTCGACCTGGCCTTCTTCGGACCCTTCGCCTACGTCGTCGCCGGCATCAACGGTGCCGAGCTGACCCCGCTCGGTGCCGTCGTCAAGACCAAGGGCGCGACCCCCGGGTACCAGTCCTACGGACTTACCAAGGCCGACAACGCCGACATCAACGGTTTGAAGGACTTCGCGGGCAAGGATGTTTGTTTCGTCGACCCGGGATCGACCTCCGGCTTCCTGTACCCGAGTGCGGGGCTCATCGAGGCGGGCGTCGCCAAGTCGGGCTCCGAGGCTGACATCTCCGCGGCGATGACCCCGATCTACGCCGGTGGTCACGACGCCTCCGCGCTCGCGATTGCTGCCGGTGACTGCGACGCCGGATTCGCATTCGACACGATGGTCGACAAGACCATGATCGAGAAGGGCGAGCTCAAGCCCGGTCAGCTCAAGACGGTGTGGAAGTCGGAGATGATCGCGGGTTCGGTGTTCGCCGCGAACGACGACCTCGGCGCTGACAGCATCGCGAAGCTCAAGACCGTGTTCGAGGAGAAGCTCAACGCCGATGCCCTGCTGGCCGCCGGTCTGTGCACGGGAGACTGCCGCATTACCGACGAGCGCGCCTGGGGCGTTGTTCCCGCCTCCGACTCGGACTACGACGGAGTCCGCCACGTGTGTGAGGTCACCGGCTCCGAGAAGTGCCAGGGCTGA
- a CDS encoding TerD family protein: protein MTFPMMSKGQNMPLPDDVFQIDVVIGWTESEIEVDASALLLGSGGQVRSDADFVFYNQPESSDGSIRFLGTSATEEGAQARIAIDLSSVPEDVSAVAFAGSVGTGRFGELGKLTFRVIDGSGRTLAESVTADATNESAFVFGEVYRRGSEWKVRAVGQGWESGLAGLATDFGVDIADDAEAEAVAEVETPLAESDTGSVSLDVTATTIEPEPEALAETAGPITPVKAKSRGVRTAKKVVKKAEPLKFVLAEHETWRPARLFSVVGVGSGDEQERRATSGLIATMQSVRPFARALCARMGAPAGVFEGFVEVQYERGDTKVIPDAVLKVARGSRVWTGLLEVKTGNGKLEKSQLENYLDVARKKKYDVVVSLSNDVPASAGELPVEVDRRKLAKVALRHLSWAEVAHEARMLLSHGVIDNEAQAWILAEFLRYLEHPRSGAVEFVDMGRHWVTVRDAVIAGTLRAGDQKAIVVADTWASLSRHLALRLTAELGVTVKHIVPRRYSNDPTARNAAVAERLAADGVFEAVLRIPETAGDVVVIADVRTNRIRCRTKVVAPNEGTSGRRLSWLLKQLKDVPGDVQIEAVFAARGNETCELLDTVRVNPKVLTDGRGGEIVSFGLEQTFPMGSRRSGTAASFVASVTSSADAFYGGVVQHLREWVPAAPKQSDQPHRGAEEDGGGEV from the coding sequence ATGACGTTTCCGATGATGTCCAAGGGGCAGAACATGCCCTTGCCGGATGATGTGTTTCAGATCGATGTCGTGATCGGGTGGACGGAGTCGGAGATCGAGGTCGACGCTTCCGCTCTGCTGTTGGGCTCGGGTGGGCAGGTCCGTTCGGATGCGGACTTCGTCTTCTACAACCAACCCGAGTCATCGGATGGTTCGATCCGGTTCCTGGGTACGAGTGCGACCGAGGAGGGCGCGCAGGCGCGGATCGCAATCGACCTGTCTTCGGTTCCCGAGGACGTGTCGGCGGTGGCTTTTGCGGGCAGCGTCGGTACGGGTAGGTTCGGTGAACTCGGCAAACTGACCTTCCGTGTCATCGATGGCTCTGGGCGCACGTTGGCGGAGTCCGTGACCGCGGACGCGACCAATGAGTCGGCCTTCGTCTTCGGTGAGGTGTACCGACGCGGCAGTGAGTGGAAGGTCCGTGCCGTCGGCCAAGGGTGGGAGTCGGGGCTCGCCGGTCTCGCGACCGATTTCGGTGTCGACATAGCCGACGACGCCGAAGCTGAAGCCGTGGCTGAGGTTGAGACCCCGCTCGCCGAATCGGATACCGGCTCCGTGTCGCTCGATGTCACCGCGACCACCATCGAACCCGAGCCAGAGGCGCTTGCCGAAACGGCGGGTCCGATCACACCGGTGAAGGCGAAGAGTCGGGGGGTGCGGACCGCCAAGAAGGTCGTGAAGAAGGCTGAACCACTGAAGTTCGTACTCGCCGAACACGAGACCTGGCGGCCAGCCAGACTGTTCTCTGTCGTCGGAGTTGGGTCGGGGGACGAGCAGGAACGGCGAGCTACCTCGGGCTTGATCGCGACGATGCAGTCCGTACGCCCTTTCGCGCGCGCCCTGTGTGCCCGGATGGGCGCCCCTGCGGGTGTCTTCGAAGGGTTCGTGGAGGTGCAGTACGAGCGCGGTGACACGAAGGTCATCCCGGACGCCGTCCTGAAGGTCGCCCGCGGTAGCCGAGTGTGGACTGGGTTGTTGGAGGTCAAGACCGGCAACGGCAAACTCGAGAAGTCCCAACTCGAGAACTACCTCGACGTGGCGCGGAAGAAGAAGTACGACGTGGTTGTCAGCCTGTCAAACGACGTGCCTGCCAGTGCCGGAGAGCTCCCTGTCGAGGTCGACCGCCGCAAACTCGCCAAGGTCGCATTGCGCCACCTGTCCTGGGCCGAGGTCGCGCACGAGGCCCGGATGCTGCTCTCCCATGGCGTGATCGACAATGAAGCGCAGGCTTGGATACTGGCCGAATTCCTGCGGTACCTCGAGCACCCGCGATCTGGGGCGGTCGAGTTCGTCGACATGGGTCGGCATTGGGTCACCGTCCGTGACGCAGTCATCGCCGGTACCCTCCGTGCCGGCGACCAGAAGGCGATTGTGGTCGCGGACACATGGGCTTCCCTCTCGCGGCATCTGGCCCTGCGGTTGACTGCCGAACTCGGCGTTACGGTCAAACATATTGTGCCGCGCCGATACTCCAATGATCCGACGGCACGCAACGCGGCGGTTGCCGAACGGTTGGCCGCCGACGGTGTCTTCGAGGCGGTACTCCGGATTCCGGAGACCGCGGGCGACGTGGTCGTGATCGCAGATGTGCGTACCAACAGAATCCGCTGCAGGACCAAAGTGGTGGCACCGAATGAAGGTACGTCGGGACGACGCCTGTCATGGTTGCTCAAGCAGCTCAAGGATGTGCCGGGTGATGTTCAGATTGAAGCGGTGTTCGCAGCGCGCGGCAACGAGACATGCGAGCTTCTCGATACGGTGCGCGTGAATCCGAAGGTCTTGACCGACGGCCGGGGCGGCGAAATAGTGTCTTTCGGCCTCGAACAGACGTTTCCAATGGGGAGCAGGCGGTCCGGAACCGCGGCAAGCTTCGTCGCGAGCGTGACTTCGTCCGCGGATGCCTTCTATGGCGGTGTTGTCCAACATCTTCGGGAATGGGTTCCGGCGGCGCCGAAACAGTCCGATCAACCACATCGAGGCGCCGAGGAGGACGGCGGCGGGGAGGTGTGA
- a CDS encoding nitroreductase family deazaflavin-dependent oxidoreductase — MPLPRSLARANRVGLNRVTALVAGHLPGYALVHHYGRRSGCRYRTPVNVFRIGNGYRFALTYGTDSDWVRNVLAAGECDITVKGTTIHLVDPRVEVDRSARWAPRPIGLVLRRIGADHYLQCRIDTS; from the coding sequence GTGCCCCTTCCACGCTCACTCGCCCGGGCCAACCGGGTGGGACTGAATCGGGTGACGGCCCTGGTGGCTGGACATTTGCCCGGATATGCGCTCGTGCACCATTACGGCCGTCGATCGGGGTGCCGGTACCGCACCCCGGTCAATGTGTTTCGGATTGGAAACGGGTATCGGTTCGCGCTGACCTACGGAACCGATAGCGACTGGGTGCGCAACGTCCTCGCCGCGGGGGAGTGCGACATCACAGTCAAGGGAACGACGATCCACCTCGTCGACCCACGCGTCGAGGTGGATCGGTCGGCGCGGTGGGCTCCTCGGCCGATAGGGCTGGTGCTGCGGCGAATCGGTGCGGATCACTACCTGCAGTGCCGAATCGATACCTCGTGA
- the dop gene encoding depupylase/deamidase Dop: MQRIIGIEVEYGISSPTEPSANPILTSTQAVLAYAAAAGVPRAKRTRWDYEVESPLRDARGFDLGRLSGPAPVIDADEVGAANMILTNGARLYVDHAHPEYSAPEVTDPIDAVIWDKAGERVMEAAARHASSVPGAPRLQLYKNNVDGKGASYGTHENYLMSRDTPFSAVITGLSPFFASRQVICGSGRVGIGQSGDEAGFQLSQRADYIEVEVGLETTLKRGIINTRDEPHADADKYRRLHVIIGDANLAEMSTYLKVGTTALVLDLIEAGVDLTDLQLARPVTAVHHISHDPTLRATVALADGRELTGLALQRIYLDRVAKFVHREGNDDPRVADILDNWAMVLDLLERDPMECAHLLDWPAKLRLLEGFRNREGLAWSAPRLHLVDLQYSDVRLDKGLYNRLVARGSMERLVTEQQVLDAVHNPPTDTRAFFRGECLRRFGADIAAASWDSVIFDLGGESLVRIPTLEPLRGSRAHVGALLDSVDSAAELVDQLTN; this comes from the coding sequence ATGCAGCGGATCATCGGTATCGAGGTCGAGTACGGCATTTCTTCGCCCACTGAGCCTTCGGCGAACCCGATTCTGACCTCGACGCAGGCGGTGCTCGCCTATGCGGCGGCCGCCGGAGTGCCCCGCGCAAAGCGCACGCGCTGGGACTACGAGGTGGAATCTCCACTGCGCGACGCCCGCGGTTTCGACCTGGGCAGGCTCAGCGGACCTGCTCCGGTGATCGACGCCGATGAGGTAGGGGCCGCGAACATGATTCTGACCAATGGTGCCCGCCTGTACGTCGACCACGCGCATCCCGAGTATTCCGCGCCTGAGGTCACCGATCCGATCGACGCGGTGATCTGGGACAAGGCGGGTGAGCGCGTCATGGAGGCCGCGGCTCGGCACGCGTCGAGTGTGCCCGGCGCGCCGCGTCTGCAGCTGTACAAGAACAACGTCGACGGGAAGGGGGCGTCCTACGGCACTCACGAGAACTATCTGATGTCGCGGGACACGCCGTTCTCCGCTGTGATCACCGGACTGTCCCCATTCTTCGCATCGCGACAGGTGATCTGCGGATCCGGCCGGGTGGGGATCGGTCAGTCCGGCGACGAGGCCGGCTTCCAGCTGTCGCAGCGGGCCGACTACATCGAGGTCGAGGTGGGCCTCGAGACGACACTCAAGCGCGGCATCATCAACACTCGGGACGAGCCGCACGCAGATGCCGACAAGTACCGGCGTCTGCACGTGATCATCGGCGACGCGAACCTCGCGGAGATGTCGACATATCTCAAGGTCGGCACGACAGCACTGGTCCTGGACCTGATCGAGGCCGGTGTAGACCTCACGGACCTGCAGTTGGCGCGCCCCGTGACCGCCGTCCACCACATCAGTCACGATCCGACGTTGCGGGCCACGGTCGCGCTCGCCGACGGTCGCGAGCTCACCGGCCTGGCATTGCAGCGGATCTACCTCGATCGCGTCGCGAAGTTCGTGCACCGAGAGGGTAACGACGACCCCCGCGTTGCCGACATTCTCGACAACTGGGCGATGGTGCTCGATCTACTCGAACGCGACCCGATGGAGTGCGCTCACCTTCTGGACTGGCCGGCGAAACTGCGCCTGCTCGAGGGCTTTCGCAACCGGGAGGGCCTGGCGTGGTCGGCGCCGCGGCTGCACCTGGTGGATCTGCAGTACTCGGATGTGCGCCTCGACAAGGGCCTGTACAACCGGCTCGTTGCCCGCGGGTCGATGGAGCGGCTCGTCACTGAACAGCAGGTGCTCGACGCAGTGCACAATCCGCCGACCGATACGCGGGCCTTCTTCCGGGGTGAGTGCTTGCGTCGGTTCGGTGCCGATATCGCGGCAGCGAGTTGGGACTCGGTCATCTTCGATCTCGGTGGTGAATCGCTCGTGCGGATCCCGACGCTCGAACCGTTGCGCGGCAGTCGCGCCCATGTCGGCGCGTTGCTCGACTCCGTGGATTCGGCTGCGGAGCTGGTCGACCAGCTTACGAACTGA